Below is a genomic region from Granulicella sibirica.
GGGGGAGCGTGCCTCCGGTGCGGACGACGATCGCGGTCGCGGGCGGTGTTCCGGGTAACTCGCTGGTCGAGATCGACTGCATCGCTTCTATCTAGATCCTTCCCCTCACTCGTTGGATCGGCGCGCACGAGCAATCACGAATTACGAAAGAACAGGCGAATACTATGTCACTCTTCGGCAAGGCGCGCTGGTCCAGGCGAGACCTCCTCAAGCAGTCCGGTATCCTCTCGGCCGGGGCCGCAATGTCTCCTATGTCGGCTTCCGCGGCGGCGCTGATCGATCCGCCACAGGCTGCTTGGAAGCCCGCGTTCCCGGTGAGCGCGACGGAGAATCTGTACACGAAGATCGGGGTACGGCCGATCGTGAATGCGCGTGGAACGTATACGATCATCTCGGGCTCGCAGTCTCTTCCGCAGGTGAAGCAGGCGATGTACGAGGCGTCGCAGTACTATGTGCATCTTGATGAGCTGATGCCGGCGATCGGCGCGGAGATCGCGATGCATATGGGGGCGCCGATGGCGATCGTGACGACGGGTTGCGAGGCAGCGATTGCGCTGGCTACGGTGGCCTGCATCGTAGGCACGGATCCTGAGAAGTCGCAGGCGATGCCGTACAAGAAGACGAAGGATCAGGTCATCATTCCGAAGTACTCGCGGAACCAGTATGACTTCGGTGTGCGCATGTCGGGCCCTGAGATCGTCGAGGTGGAGACGGTGGAGGATCTTCGCTCGAAGATCAGTGAGCGCACGGCGATGATCTATCTGCTTTCGGGGCCTGAGGCGTTCACGAATCAGCTCTCGATCAAGGTCGTGTGCGCGATTGCGAAGGAGAAGAATGTTCCTGTGTTCGTGGATGCGGCGGCGGAAGAGCCGATCGTTCCGAATATCCACCTTGCGGCGGGTGCGACGTTTGTCGGTTACTCGGGCGGTAAGTGTATGCGGGGGCCGCAGGCGGCGGGCGTTCTGCTTGGACCGAAAGACTTGTGTGCGGCGGCGTTCTGGAATGCTGCTCCTCACCATAACTGGGGGCGTGCGCTCAAGGTCGGCAAGGAAGAGCAGATGGGCATGCTCGCTGCCGTGCGTGAGTGGTACAAGCGCGACCATGCGGCGGAGCAGAAGCAATGGCTGGAATGGGATACTTATATTGCGAATGCGGTGAAGGATATTCCGTCGGTGACGACGAAGATCAACATGCCGGACGACGATCTCTCGAACCGCGCCCCGACGCTCGACATTATGTGGGATGCGGCGAAGGTCGGGATCACGGGAACGGAGCTTGTTGCGATGCTCGACAAGGGAACGCCGAGGATCCTGATTGGCGGTGGCTCCGGACGGCGGCCGGACATGATGAACTCATCGCTCAACATCATGCCGTACATGATGATGCCCGGCGATTACAAGATTGTTGCGGCTGCTATTTCGAAGTACATGCGGAACCCCGGTAAGTTCGAGAATCCTCCTGTGTATACAGGAGCTACGGCGCAGCTTGCCGGTACGTGGAATGTGAAGATTAAGTACACACGCGGCGTAGGCGAACAGCAGTTCGTGCTGGAGCAGAATGGAGCTTCGGTGAAGGGGCAACACAAGGGCGAGATCTACGACGCGCCGCTCACGGGTAAGATCGATGCCGATCACGTCATGCTGCGAAGCTCAATGATCGGTGGCGGGGTTTATATCTCCTTCGTCTTTACGGGCGTTCTTTCTGGCAATACCTTGTCAGGCGATGTGCGGATGGGCGAGTATGGCGCCGCGACGTTTACGGCGACAAAGGCATAGTTTGACGGTCCGGAGGGTGTCTTCTCCGGATCCTTCTTTTTCGCGATTGCAGTCTCAGCATTCATCTTTGAGGGGTCACATCATGAAGGTCAGTCCGCTTTGCCGAGCCGTTTTCAGTTGTACCGTTCTTCTATCGACTGCCGCGTTTTCGCAGGGACGGAACCGGCCGCCGATGCCGCCGAATCCGCTTCCGTATGACCTGCTGCTGAAGGGCGGGCACCTGATCGATGACAAGAACCGTATCGACGCGATCAGCGACGTCGGGATCAAGGACGGGAAGGTTGCGGCTGTCGGCGCGGACCTGAAGACGTCGGATGCGCTAAAGACGATCGATGTGAAGGGGCTGTATGTATCGCCGGGGCTGATCGATCTACATACGCATGTGTATACGGGCACGGGCGAGCGTGGGTCGTATGCCGGAGATGAGTCGGTGTATCCGGATGGGTTCACGCTGCGCAACGGCGTGACGACGATCGTGGACGCCGGCAGCTCGGGGTGGAAGAACTTCGATGACTTCAAGGATAAGATCATCGATCGCTCGAAGACACGTGTGCTGGCCGAGTTGAACATCGTTGGTTCGGGTATGCGTGGAGGCAAGTACGAAGACAACCTTGACGACATGGATGGCAAGCTGACCGGCGATAAGGCGAAGCTGTTTCCGGGCGTGATCGTGGGCGTGAAGAGCGCGCACTTTACCGGGCCGGAGTGGAAGCCGTATGACCAAGCGGTGATCGCGGGGAATATTGCGAATATTCCGGTGATGATCGACTACGGTGCGAACCGGGTGGAGCGGCCGTTGATCCAGTTAGTGTCGTCGCACCTTCGGCCGGGCGATATCTATACGCACTGCTTCTCTGGGCTGCGCGGCGAGCAGGACCAGAAGACCGGCGGGCCTTCGGAGGCGCTTCTGATCATGCGGAAGCGCGGCATTTATTGCGACGTGGGGCATGGTGGCGGGTCGTTCGCGTGGACCGTGGCGGCTCCGATTTTGAAGGCGGGGTATAAGCCGGATTCGATCTCGACCGACCTCCATATCGGGTCGATGAACAACGGCATGAAAGACATCCTGAATGTCGCAGACAAGATGATGGTGATTGGCGAGACGACGCAGGAGGTGATCGCGCAGATGACATGGCATCCGGCGCGTGAGATCAAGCAGGAGCAGCTTGGGAACCTGTCGGTTGGGGCGATTGCCGATGTGGCTGTGCTGTCGATGGAGACCGGGAACTATGGCTTCGTCGACATGTACAACACGAAGATGATGGGAACCAAGAAGCTGGTGTGCGAACTGACGCTGAAGGATGGGAAGGTTGTGTATGACCTGAACGGGATCTCGGCGGATATGTGGGATGCGACGGAGCACTCCGCTGACCAGAGGCAGTCGCGGCGGTGGACTACGTTCAATGAGCGGCCGTTTGGGGCGACGCACGGACAGCGGTTTCCGGCGTCGGTGCCTGTGGGTTCCATTCCGGCCCCGACTACGCCGAAGTAGAGAGGTGGGTGGCCAGGATGCGGCGTCCGTAGGGATCGGACGCCGTTTCTGTATCGGGCGCATCTAAACAGGTGGTGGCAACGTCAGGGTATGCAGGCGATAGCTGCCTGGAGGGAACGATGAAGCGAGTGACGGCTGTTCTGGCTGGTGTGCTGTCGACCGGGATGTTGCTGGCCGCGCCTGTTCCTGTGGGTCCTCCGACCACGGTTGCGTGGAATACGCTTAAGACTCTGACGTCGCCAAAGGTGAGTTCTCCGGCTACCGCGTTGAACAATAAGGTGGTATCGGTTCCGGGGTTCATGGTGCCGCTCGAGGATGACGCGGACCAGGTGACGGAGTTTCTGCTGGTACCGTTTGCGGGGGCTTGTATCCATGTGCCGCCGCCTCCGCCGAACCAGATGATCTATGTGAAGCTGACTAGGAATCAGAAGGCGAAGATGACGTTCACGGACCCGATCATGGTGACGGGTCAGTTGCATGTGTCGACGGTCGACAGCCCGTATGGGGATGTGTCGTTTTCGATGGACGGCAACACGGTGAAGCCGTACGAACAGTAGGTTCGGGGTTCGATGACGACTGCGGCTGCGATTCATCTTCGGGATGTTCAGTTCGGGTATAAGCCGGGACATCCAATTCTGCAGATTGACGATTTCAGCGTTCCGGCGGGGCGGCGGGTATTTCTGCATGGGCCTTCGGGAAGCGGCAAGACGACGCTGCTTTCGCTGATCTCGGGTGTGCTGGTGGCGCAGCGGGGAAGCGTGACGGTGCTTGGACAGGACCTGACTAAGCTCTCGGCTCCGGCTCGGGATACGCTGCGAGGGTCGCAGATTGGGTACATCTTCCAAGGGTTCAACCTGATTCCTTACCTCACGGTAGCCGAGAATATCGCGCTGCCGTGTGACCTGCACCCGGCCCGGCGGAAGCGGATTGTGGCGGGATCCGTTGTGGATGAGGTGGCGCGGCTGGCGCGGCGGCTGGATATCCACACGCATCTCGATGCCCCGGTGACCCACCTTTCGACGGGGCAACAGCAGAGGGTGGCGATTGCGCGGGCGATCATCGGGGCTCCGGAGCTTGTGATTGCCGATGAGCCGACGTCTTCGCTCGATACAGATCGGCGGGATGCCTTTCTGGCGTTGCTGACCGAGGTGACGAGCGAGGCGAAGGATCCGACGACGCTGCTCTTTGTTTCGCATGACCGGTCGCTTGCTTCTCACTTTGACGAGATGCTTTCTCTTGAAGGGCTGCGGGCGGGGGTGGCGGGCTGATGGTGCTGCTTCGGCTGGCTTTCAAGTCTCTGCGGGCGCGTTCGCTGACAACGGCGTTGACGGTGTTTTCGATTGCGCTTTCGGTGATGCTTCTGGTCGGGGTCGATCGGCTGCGGGACGCTGCGCAGGCAGGCTTTTCGGGGACGCTTTCGAAGACGGACTTGATCGTCGGGGCGAGGGGTGGGGGGCTGCCGCTTCTGCTCTCGACGGTGTTTCATATCGGCAATGCGTCGAACAACATCTCGTGGGACACGTATCAGCACTTCGCGCATCATCCGGCTGTGGGGTGGACGATTCCGATCTCGATGGGAGATTCTTACAAGGGATACCGGGTCGTTTCGACGGACGAGAATTTTTACAAGCACTACCAGTACCGCGGGTCGAAGAGCCTTGTGATGGCCGAGGGGCGGGTGCCGAATGGGATCTTCGACGTTGCGGTCGGAGCTGAGGTCGCGAGCCGGCTTGGATTGAAGCTTGGCCAGCAGATCGTCCTGGCGCATGGGGTGGAGTCGAAGTCGATCCTGAATCATGATGCGACACCGTTCACCGTGGTCGGGATTCTTGGGCAGACGGCTACTCCTGTGGATCGGGCGCTGTATACGACGCTGCTGGGCGACGAGGCGATGCACATCGGGTGGACGGATGGGACGCCTCCAGCAATCGGGGAGGCGGTTCCGAAGCTCGATCCCTCGAAGCTGAAGGTGGATGAGATTACTTCGTTCCTGCTCGGGGCAAAGTCGCGGATCAGTACGCTTTATCTGCAGCGAGAGATCAATACTTACAAGCCGGAGCCGCTTACTTCGATCATTCCGGCTTATACGCTGCAGGAGCTTTGGAGTTTGCTGGACTACGCGGATACGGCGTTGTCGCTTGTGTCGGGTGCGGTGCTTGTGGTGGGTCTGCTGGCGATGCTGATTGCGCTCTATACGGCGTTGAACGAGCGGCGCCGGGAGATTGCGATCCTGCGGGCGGTTGGGCTGCACGCGCGGCAGATCTTTACCCTGTTCCTGCTGGAGTCAACGCTGATTGCGGCTACGGGGACGGTGCTTGGGATTGGTGCCGTCTACGGGTTGCTGTTTGTGCTGCGGAGCACGATCGAGAATCGCTTCGGGTTGCCGATTGCCCTGGTTGGGCTTTCGACGAGGGTGGAGCTTTATGCGGTGGCCACGCTGGTAGCGGGGGCACTGCTTGGCGCGATTCCGGCTTTCCGGGCTTATCGGAATTCGCTGGTGGATGGGTTGAACGCTCGGTAGGTCCCTCGGCTATGACTCCTGGCGGTTGGGTGGGAGTGCCTTCCCGCCTTAGCCGACGATGAGGCTGTCGGCGAAGGTGGGGCACCCGGATTATGTGGTGGGGATGGGAAGACGAAGAAACGCCCATCAGGTTTGGCCTGATGGGCGTTTTGGGCGAAGGCGAAACGCAGATTCCCTTCGGGAATGACAGCCAGAACGGCAACAGCAACCACGTCAGAGCTAGGCTTTGGGGGCCTGGCTGAAGATCTCGACGAGGCGGTCGGCAATGACCTTGTCCTCACCCTCCTTGAGCTGCCAGACGGCGAAGCCGAAGCTGTTGGGGTCAGGAGCGGGGCGGCCGGGACGCGGGGTGCGCGGACGGCGCTCCTGGGGGGCTCCGCCTGCGGGTTCGCCCGGGTTGCGTCCGCGCAAACCGGCGGCGTTGGCGCCGAAGCTGCCGATGCCGACGGGCTTGGTGTCGGCGAGGGCCTGCATGACATCGTTGCCGGTGAGCTTGAGCTTCGCGGGGTCAATCTGCCAGCTATAGCGCGGGGTCACGTTGCCGAGAGCGTTGGGGTTGAACTCGCGCGGCTTCGCCATGACGCCGAACTTCTTGATCGCGTCGGAGATGAGCTGGGCGCGGGCGTCGTACATGCGGAGGGTGGCGTCATAGTCCTGGTTGACGAAGATCTCGAGCGCCTTGAGCAGGCCGAAGATGGTCTCCTTGCCAACCTTGCAGCAACGGCCGATGCGGTCTTCCTGCGGGCTCATGTTCATGAGCGACCAGCGGATGAGCTCTTCCTTGCCGATGAGGATGCCCGAGGCCTGGGGGCCGCAGATGTCCTTGCCGCCGGAGAAAGTGACCATGTCGAAGCCGACGGCGGGATACTCCCAGAGGCGCGAGACGGGCGGGACGTCGGCGGAAGCATCGTTGAAGGTGTAGATGTTGTGCGCGCGGGCGATCTCGACTGTCTCGGGCCCGCTCACCTTGCCGTTGTCGGACTGGATGTTGGTGAAGTGGATGGCGACCGTCTTGGGGTTGATGGCGGCGATCATCTCTTCGCGGGTGACGACCTCGATGAGCTTCGCGCCGGTCTGGCGGATCTGGTGGTCGAAGTTGTAACGGTGGCTCTTCTGGATGATGACTTCGTTGCGGGGGAAGTCGGCAACATCCGGGATCATCTTCATGCGGGGTTCGAGGTCTTCGGTCATCATGCCGGCGTAGCCGACGACCATGGCCGCTGCCGCGCCGCCGGTGACGAGGCCGGTGTAACCCGCGGGGGACTTGCAGAGGTTCGCGATGAACTTGCCGGCGGCGATCTCGAGCTCGTCGATGAGGACGAAGTGCTCGTTGCCGCGGCGAATGAGCTCCATGACCTCGGGCTTCATGACCGATCCGCCGATGACGGTGACGGTGCCGACGGTGTTGATGAGTGGCTTTACGCCGAGCTCGGCGTAGATGTCACCCGTTGAGCCAAGACCTGAGGTGATGGGGACGATGGGGCTGCCATCGACGCCGTGCTTCATGTTGATTTTGTCGTTGGACTTGTCTTTGGACTTGCCGAAGGCAGCCTTCGGAGCGAAGAGGCTTCCGGCAGCGGCGCCAACGGACGAGAGGAACGATCGACGATTCCAACCGGACGTAAAACTCATGGGTGCTTCCTTTCGGGGGTCGTATTATGCGCCAGCGGGCGGGGTGGGTGGGTTGAGGACAGCGGCGCTGCCGACGATTTCGATGAGCGAATCGCCCGGAATCCATTCAAGCGCCATGCAGGCGCGGGATGGAGCCTTGCCGGGGGAGAAGTAGGTTCCATAGATCTTGTTGAGCGCGTCGTACTGTGCCTTGTGGGCGTCGAAGCGCGCCTTGCCGGTGGGCATGGTGTAGCTGTCGGCGTGGGGGAGGCAGAGAAAGACCTCGAGGTGGATGATGCTGTCCATGCTTGCACCGGCGCGTTCGACGGACTTCTTGAGGGCGTCCATGGTGCGGGTGACGTGCTTCTCGAAGGGGTCGGTGACGAGGACGTGGTCTTCCTTGGGGTAGCCGTCATTGGATCCGGTGCCGGAGAAGTAGTAGATGCCGTTGTGGGTGTGATTTCCGCCGCCGCGACGGGGACGGTCACCGCCAGGTCCCGGGGCAGGAACGGGAGGCGCTGTCGGGGCTGCGGGAGGGGCCTGTTGGGCGAACAGTGGGGAGCCGGTGACGAAAGCCGCCATGGCGGCGATGCTTCCGAAAAAGCGGCGGCGGGTGTTGATCTCCATCGAATTTCTCCTTCACAACTTAACGTGCGATTGCAGATTCACGGGTGTGGATAAGAGACGGACTGCGGACGCCAGAGTTTCCGGTCTCGAGAAACTTTGGAGTCGAACAACGTGGAGGAATACGGCGATGCTGGAGGAAATTTCTTGCGATTCTAACGCCGCTGTAAACCGGTGTCATGGGTCGCAAGACCTAGATCATGCCGGCTTTCCTCAGGCGAGGAGGGTGAGGACCTGCTTCATCGTCATGCGGGAGTCGGAGGTGGTTCCGGCGGGGAGACCGGGGCCGATGGCCACTCCTTCGGCGTGGTCTTCGAACCAGACGAGGAAGCGAAGCTGGTCCGAGCCGGTCAGGCGGCGGAGGCTGAGCCAGGTGTAGTAGGCACCTATATCGGCGTCGACGAGGGAGCCCGTTGGGTCGATGCCGGTGATAGGTGCGCCGGTGAGCATGGCATTCATCGTCTGGGCTTGTTGGCGGGGGGCATAGCGGACGAGTATGGTCTCGGGTTGGGCGCGGCGGATGCACTCGCGGGCGGCCCATTGCACGAAGGTGGTGGCGAAGATCTGGGCTCCGGCACCCTCGGTGAGAAGGCTGAGCTGGAAGTGGCTCAGGGCTGCCTGGCCCGGAGGGGTGGCGAGGCCTATGTCGGATGGCTGGATGCGGGTGAGGAGGCTGCGAAGCTCTTCGGGCCCCATGCTGCCGGTGGCGATCGCCTGCTGGATACGGGTGAGGAGCGTGGTGCGGGGCTGATCGAGCCCGGCGTAGGAGACCTGGGTGAGGTGAGGCGCGGAGTGCGAAGAGCCGCCGTCGATGTACCAGTGCTGGTAGCTCGTGGGGTTCGATGCGGCCCGGCTGCTCGCAGCTTCAAGGAGCGTGGGGAGCGCGCCTTCGGGAACGATGCCGGTGAGGTGAACTCCGGATGGCTTGAGCTTGCGGAAGAGCGGGGTGGCGGGCTTGGTAGCGCCGGAGCCGACGATAACGATTCCGAGGCGTGGCATCGACGGCTGGGCCGGTGGAATCGCGGCGTTAACGGCGGAGGTGTAGGCGTCCGCCATGGTGCGGAAGGCGGGCATGCGCTGTGAGCTCCAGAGCCACGCGGTCAGCTTCTCCATGTAGGCGGAGGGGCTGTTGATCCAGTCGACTTCGGCGAGCGAGGGCTCGAGTGGGAGGGTACTGAAGTCTTCGAGGGCCTTGGTGCGCTGGGCGAGAGTGAGGCTGGTGAGCCAGGTGAACTGGTTGTTGAGCTCGCGGCGCTCGGCGGGGAGCTTCCAGTCGTAGGCGATGAGCTCGCGGAGGAGGATCGGCAGGAGGGGCAGGGGGATCTCGCGCAGAAGTGCGAGTTGGGAGGTCGCGAGGGCACGGGCTTCGGGTGGGTAGCCTGAGAAGGATGCGGCGGTGAGCTGGGCAGGCTGCATGACTAGAGGACCTCGACAAGAGGCTTGCCTGCGGCGTAGGTGGGGGAAAAGCCCATGAGCTTGCCGAGCGTGGGGACGAGGTCGAGCGAGTCGACGGGACGGTCGACGACAAAGTTCTGGCGGACGCCGGGGCCGAGGGCGAGCATCCAGGTGGTGCGGGAGAGGGCGTCGCCGGTGCGGTGATGCTGGAAGCCGTTGCCGGCGGGGTTAGTGTCGGAGTCGCGGCCGAAGTCAGGGAGGATGAAGAGGGTTGTGCGGCCCTTGTACTCGGGAAGGCTCTCGATGGTGTTCCAGATGTCGGCGCAGAGACGGTCGGAGCGACGGATGCCGTCTGTGTAGAGGGAATATGCGCCGGAGTGGGCGATGTCGATGTCGTGGAGGGTGATCCAGATGAGGCTTGGGGACACCTGGGTCATGAGCTGGCGTGCGATGTAGACGGAGAGCTCATCGGGGCTGGCAAGGCTGCGGGCGTGCGCGTTGAAGTCGGCTACGGAGAGCTTGAGGAGGTCGGCGGTGCGCTGGAGGTTGACCTCGTCGGAGGCGATGGGCGGGGCGAAGAGGGGCGTCTCGTAGTTGTCGCGGAGGAGGTGGAGATAGTCCGTGCTTGTGCCGCCGGACATGGAGGCGGCCAGGAGCTGCTTGGGCAGGACGACCTCGGCGCTGAAGTTGGGGCCGTAGGCGCGGTGGCTGCTTCCGCCGATGCGGTTGAAGCCGTTGCTCGGAGCGATGACCCAGGCGTCTTCGACGGGGCGCTTCAGGTCGCGGCGGTAGTACTCGAAGATGGTGGGGTTGCCGGGGGGAGTGGAGGCGAAGTTGTTGAGGGTCTCGTAAGAGCCGGTCGCGAGGGAGGCGGTGGCCACGTAGTGGCCGAGGATACCGTGGTTGATGACCTGCGTGTAGAAGGTGCCCTGCGGGATGAGTTCGCCGAGCATGTGCGGGATGTTCTCCTGGCCCTCGGGCGCGAAGGTCTCCTCATCGCGTGCGCCTCCGCCGAAGGTGACGACGACTACTTTCGGCTTGCGCTGGGCCTGCATAGCGCGCAGGGGAGTAAAGCCGCTGAGCGCACCCATGGCGGAGACTCCTGCGGCGGCGCGCAGGAACTCGCGGCGGTCGAAGGACTGCTTGGCGGCGAACTCGCAGAGGCTCGCGTTCAGCTGGGATTTCAGCCTGGATTGAGGACGAATCGCATCACCTCCTGAAGCCTGGCGTCGAGCGAATCCTTGGCTTGCTGCGAGTAGGTCTTGTGCAGGGCAATCTGGGCCTGCGCATCTTCGGAGCGGCCCATGTGCGCGTAGGCGCGGGAGAGGCGGTAGTGGGGCTCGGGAGCGGTTGGGTTCAAGGCAATGGACTGCTCGAGGTAGGGAGCGCTTTCGGCCCAGTGCAGGCGCATCTGCTCGAGAACGCCCATGCGGAGATAGGCTTCGGCGTACTTGGGGTCGTCGGCGATGGCTG
It encodes:
- a CDS encoding ABC transporter permease, which translates into the protein MVLLRLAFKSLRARSLTTALTVFSIALSVMLLVGVDRLRDAAQAGFSGTLSKTDLIVGARGGGLPLLLSTVFHIGNASNNISWDTYQHFAHHPAVGWTIPISMGDSYKGYRVVSTDENFYKHYQYRGSKSLVMAEGRVPNGIFDVAVGAEVASRLGLKLGQQIVLAHGVESKSILNHDATPFTVVGILGQTATPVDRALYTTLLGDEAMHIGWTDGTPPAIGEAVPKLDPSKLKVDEITSFLLGAKSRISTLYLQREINTYKPEPLTSIIPAYTLQELWSLLDYADTALSLVSGAVLVVGLLAMLIALYTALNERRREIAILRAVGLHARQIFTLFLLESTLIAATGTVLGIGAVYGLLFVLRSTIENRFGLPIALVGLSTRVELYAVATLVAGALLGAIPAFRAYRNSLVDGLNAR
- a CDS encoding aminotransferase class V-fold PLP-dependent enzyme, whose translation is MSFTSGWNRRSFLSSVGAAAGSLFAPKAAFGKSKDKSNDKINMKHGVDGSPIVPITSGLGSTGDIYAELGVKPLINTVGTVTVIGGSVMKPEVMELIRRGNEHFVLIDELEIAAGKFIANLCKSPAGYTGLVTGGAAAAMVVGYAGMMTEDLEPRMKMIPDVADFPRNEVIIQKSHRYNFDHQIRQTGAKLIEVVTREEMIAAINPKTVAIHFTNIQSDNGKVSGPETVEIARAHNIYTFNDASADVPPVSRLWEYPAVGFDMVTFSGGKDICGPQASGILIGKEELIRWSLMNMSPQEDRIGRCCKVGKETIFGLLKALEIFVNQDYDATLRMYDARAQLISDAIKKFGVMAKPREFNPNALGNVTPRYSWQIDPAKLKLTGNDVMQALADTKPVGIGSFGANAAGLRGRNPGEPAGGAPQERRPRTPRPGRPAPDPNSFGFAVWQLKEGEDKVIADRLVEIFSQAPKA
- a CDS encoding ABC transporter ATP-binding protein; this encodes MTTAAAIHLRDVQFGYKPGHPILQIDDFSVPAGRRVFLHGPSGSGKTTLLSLISGVLVAQRGSVTVLGQDLTKLSAPARDTLRGSQIGYIFQGFNLIPYLTVAENIALPCDLHPARRKRIVAGSVVDEVARLARRLDIHTHLDAPVTHLSTGQQQRVAIARAIIGAPELVIADEPTSSLDTDRRDAFLALLTEVTSEAKDPTTLLFVSHDRSLASHFDEMLSLEGLRAGVAG
- a CDS encoding DUF3299 domain-containing protein, translated to MKRVTAVLAGVLSTGMLLAAPVPVGPPTTVAWNTLKTLTSPKVSSPATALNNKVVSVPGFMVPLEDDADQVTEFLLVPFAGACIHVPPPPPNQMIYVKLTRNQKAKMTFTDPIMVTGQLHVSTVDSPYGDVSFSMDGNTVKPYEQ
- a CDS encoding amidohydrolase/deacetylase family metallohydrolase, coding for MPPNPLPYDLLLKGGHLIDDKNRIDAISDVGIKDGKVAAVGADLKTSDALKTIDVKGLYVSPGLIDLHTHVYTGTGERGSYAGDESVYPDGFTLRNGVTTIVDAGSSGWKNFDDFKDKIIDRSKTRVLAELNIVGSGMRGGKYEDNLDDMDGKLTGDKAKLFPGVIVGVKSAHFTGPEWKPYDQAVIAGNIANIPVMIDYGANRVERPLIQLVSSHLRPGDIYTHCFSGLRGEQDQKTGGPSEALLIMRKRGIYCDVGHGGGSFAWTVAAPILKAGYKPDSISTDLHIGSMNNGMKDILNVADKMMVIGETTQEVIAQMTWHPAREIKQEQLGNLSVGAIADVAVLSMETGNYGFVDMYNTKMMGTKKLVCELTLKDGKVVYDLNGISADMWDATEHSADQRQSRRWTTFNERPFGATHGQRFPASVPVGSIPAPTTPK
- a CDS encoding RidA family protein encodes the protein MEINTRRRFFGSIAAMAAFVTGSPLFAQQAPPAAPTAPPVPAPGPGGDRPRRGGGNHTHNGIYYFSGTGSNDGYPKEDHVLVTDPFEKHVTRTMDALKKSVERAGASMDSIIHLEVFLCLPHADSYTMPTGKARFDAHKAQYDALNKIYGTYFSPGKAPSRACMALEWIPGDSLIEIVGSAAVLNPPTPPAGA
- a CDS encoding PLP-dependent transferase, whose product is MSLFGKARWSRRDLLKQSGILSAGAAMSPMSASAAALIDPPQAAWKPAFPVSATENLYTKIGVRPIVNARGTYTIISGSQSLPQVKQAMYEASQYYVHLDELMPAIGAEIAMHMGAPMAIVTTGCEAAIALATVACIVGTDPEKSQAMPYKKTKDQVIIPKYSRNQYDFGVRMSGPEIVEVETVEDLRSKISERTAMIYLLSGPEAFTNQLSIKVVCAIAKEKNVPVFVDAAAEEPIVPNIHLAAGATFVGYSGGKCMRGPQAAGVLLGPKDLCAAAFWNAAPHHNWGRALKVGKEEQMGMLAAVREWYKRDHAAEQKQWLEWDTYIANAVKDIPSVTTKINMPDDDLSNRAPTLDIMWDAAKVGITGTELVAMLDKGTPRILIGGGSGRRPDMMNSSLNIMPYMMMPGDYKIVAAAISKYMRNPGKFENPPVYTGATAQLAGTWNVKIKYTRGVGEQQFVLEQNGASVKGQHKGEIYDAPLTGKIDADHVMLRSSMIGGGVYISFVFTGVLSGNTLSGDVRMGEYGAATFTATKA